GACGGCCGCACGAGGCCGTCCTCACCGGCGCACGGCACACGACCCGGGTCATCACCGCCGCCGCGCTGATCATGTTCGCCGTGTTCGCCGGTTTCGTCACCACCGACGACCTCACCCTCAAGCCCATCGCGCTCGGCCTGGCCGCCGGGATTCTCGCCGACGCGTTCCTCGTACGGATGACCCTCGTCCCGGCCGTCCTCGCGCTGACCGGTCACGGCGCCTGGTGGCTGCCCCGATGGCTGGACCGGATCCTTCCCGACCTCGACATCGAAGGCGCCGCCCTGCGGCGCCCCCGCCCCCCGCACGCCCAAGGCGCCGAACACGTCACAGAACCGGCGAACTGACGCACGGTGGCGTCAGTCGAGGCAAAATTCGTTGCCCTCGGGGTCGGCCATCACGATGTGCCCGGCGCCGAGCGGCGGCGACGGCTCGTGCCGGTCCAGCCGGGACGCGCCGCGCGCGACGAGCCGTCCGGCCTCCGCCTCCAGGGCCGCCATCCGCGCGTCGCCCGAAAGCCCCGGCGCGGCCCGCACGTCCAGGTGCACGCGGTTCTTGGCCCGCTTGCCCTCCGGCACCCGCTGGAAGAACAGCCGCGGCCCGGTCCCGTCGGGGTCGACCGCCGCCGACGCGTCGTTGCGGCGCTCCGGCGGCACGCCCCACGCGTCGAGGGCCTGGTCCCATGTCTCGAAGCCCTTGGGCGGGCCCTGCACCCGGTAGCCGAGGACGCCGGCCCAGAAAGCCGCGAGCCCTGCCGGGTCGGCGCAGTCGAACGTGATCTGGACGTCCATTCAGTTCCCCTTACGGTGCGTGTGCGCGTACAGGTCGCGGAGCAGGCTCACCTCGGACAGGTGGTGGATCAGCTCGCGGTTGATGTGCAGGACGAGCGCCGCCATCGAGCGTTCGGCGTACGAGCCCTCCGCCGGCCCGCACGGGCGGGCGAGTCCGTCCTCGCCGAGGGACGCGACCCCGGACGTCCACGTGGCGTACTCCGCGTCGAGCTGGGCGAGCGCCCCCGCCGCGGTCTCCGCGTACTCGAACGACATGTAGTCGGTGGGCGTGCGGCCGAAGTGCGAGGCGTTGCGCATCGCGAGCACGCCGACGATCACGTGCCCGAGCCGCCACGCGATCGTCGTGAACGGCTCCGGCTCGGGTGCCGGGAACGCGAAGTCGATGGTCACCGCGCCCGTCCCGCCCTGCACCGGTGCGGTGCCGGTGCCGCGCGGGCGCACGTTCCAGCAGTCCGGCACCGGCTCCCAGAAGTACTCGTCGTCGGTGAGCCCGTCGATGCGGGCCCGCACCTGGTTGTCCCAGTGCCAGGTGATCTGGTCGCCGAGTTCGGCGTTCCATGTCAGGTCGCTCATGCGGTCCAGCATTCCCCCGATAGCGGACAGGGCCCTTCCGCGATTCGTGGAAACATGGATCCATGACCGTCGAGGGGACGACCGAGCGGGTGCTGC
The nucleotide sequence above comes from Actinomadura algeriensis. Encoded proteins:
- a CDS encoding VOC family protein gives rise to the protein MDVQITFDCADPAGLAAFWAGVLGYRVQGPPKGFETWDQALDAWGVPPERRNDASAAVDPDGTGPRLFFQRVPEGKRAKNRVHLDVRAAPGLSGDARMAALEAEAGRLVARGASRLDRHEPSPPLGAGHIVMADPEGNEFCLD
- a CDS encoding DinB family protein; translated protein: MSDLTWNAELGDQITWHWDNQVRARIDGLTDDEYFWEPVPDCWNVRPRGTGTAPVQGGTGAVTIDFAFPAPEPEPFTTIAWRLGHVIVGVLAMRNASHFGRTPTDYMSFEYAETAAGALAQLDAEYATWTSGVASLGEDGLARPCGPAEGSYAERSMAALVLHINRELIHHLSEVSLLRDLYAHTHRKGN